The following are encoded in a window of Carettochelys insculpta isolate YL-2023 chromosome 30, ASM3395843v1, whole genome shotgun sequence genomic DNA:
- the CADM4 gene encoding cell adhesion molecule 4: protein MGPERWGRGRAALAALGLLWAAGRGLAQEVQAENMTVVEGGVAEINCRLHRYDGSIVVIQNPARQTLFFNGTRALKDERFQLVEFTQKQVRILLSGVRLEDEGGYFCQLYTDDTHHQIASLTVLVAPENPTVEVKEQAVEGGEVELTCVVPRSRPAAALRWYRDRRELKGLSSREQLGKVFRVTSVVRLRVERRDHGDIVTCEATHPALRGQRKQTQYVLDVQYSPVARIQPSQAVLREGDTLLLTCVISGNPRPTEITWSRVNDSLPERAQIQGAELTLPALSPGDNGTYSCQTANKHGRASDQYVLVVYDPGAIVEAQTSVPYAIVGGILALLVFTVICVLIGMVWCSIRQKGSYLTHEASGLDEHGEAREAFLNGGDSHKRKEEFFI, encoded by the exons ATGGGGCCGGAGCGGTGGGGCCGTGGCCGGGCGGCGCTGGCGgcgctggggctgctctgggcagccGGGCGAG GCCTGGCGCAGGAGGTGCAGGCGGAGAACATGACGGTGGTGGAGGGCGGAGTGGCTGAGATCAACTGCCGGCTGCACCGCTACGACGGCTCCATCGTGGTGATCCAGAACCCGGCCCGGCAGACGCTCTTCTTCAACGGCACGCGGG ccctgaaggacgagCGCTTCCAGCTGGTGGAGTTCACCCAGAAGCAGGTGCGGATCCTGCTCTCCGGTGTGCGGCTGGAGGACGAGGGCGGCTACTTCTGCCAGCTCTACACCGACGACACCCACCACCAGATCGCCTCCCTCACTGTGCTGG TGGCGCCCGAGAACCCCACGGTTGAGGTGAAGGAGCAGGCCGTggagggcggggaggtggagctgACGTGCGTGGTGCCCCGGTCACGCCCTGCGGCCGCCCTGCGCTGGTACCGGGACCGGCGGGAGCTGAAAG GGCTCAGCAGccgggagcagctggggaaggtgtTCCGGGTGACCAGTGTGgtgcggctgcgggtggagcgcCGGGACCACGGCGACATCGTGACGTGCGAGGCCACGCACCCCGCCCTACGCGGGCAGCGGAAGCAGACGCAGTACGTGCTAGACGTGCAGT ACTCGCCCGTGGCGCGgatccagcccagccaggctgtgctgcGGGAGGGCGACACCCTGCTCCTTACCTGCGTCATCAGCGGCAACCCACG CCCCACTGAGATCACGTGGAGCCGAGTGAACGACTCGCTGCCCGAGCGGGCGCAGATCCAGGgcgcggagctgacgctgccggCGCTGAGCCCGGGGGATAACGGCACCTACAGCTGCCAGACGGCCAACAAGCACGGGCGCGCCTCCGACCAGTACGTCCTGGTGGTCTATG ACCCCGGGGCCATTGTGGAGGCCCAGACCTCAGTGCCCTACGCCATCGTGGGCGGCATCCTGGCCCTGCTCGTCTTCACCGTTATCTGCGTCCTCATCGGCATGGTGTGGTGCTCCATCCGGCAGAAAG